The Pyrus communis chromosome 14, drPyrComm1.1, whole genome shotgun sequence sequence TACTAAACCCAAACAACGATAATCGGTTGCCCACCACACGGCAAAGTAATTTTTGTAAGATAAAAAGAGCATTTCAAATTGAAACTTTTGAGTCCCTTCTAGACTAAGATCCTGGCCCcgccatttcatttttttttttttgtcctgaTCTCTTTCTCAATACCAGAAAGTGATACTCTCTTGAGATAAGACCCCAACCATTAGATAACACTGGGCCTGTGATTAGGAAAGGAGGAGAAAAAATTATGGATTtaataatgttttttaattttttttcagttaCTTGGCGGCCTTGCCGACGTTATTAGAACTTGACAGTAGCAGTCGTGCATGCATGttacttaatattttttttatagggaTTCAACCTCTCGGATATTTCAATGGTAATTAGAGAGTAGATTCCTAGCATGCTCTGGGATATCTTATAAATTGGGGGTTATATTTCTGTAGTGAAAAAATTCAGTAACCAAAATCTAATGATGGACAAAAAATCCTGATAGATAAGATACACCAAAAAATAatagatttttcaattaatGAAGgaggtttgttttggtgtttttatCAAACCAAGTTTATATGCCATTCTGCATTGACTAGTTTGGGAGGCAGTAGCTTCATCATGCAGCTGGAAAGAAAAAGGTCCCCGcttcgaaaacaaagttcgttAACTTCATGATTCCAACTAGTACACCTACATCTCTCTTTGTGATGAATTGAGACCCTATCCGGACCTCTGTTTTCAGAGCCGTCAAACGCAGATATCCAAACCACTTATTTAAAATCCTGCATCTCGCATTAGAATATTATACTGGCTCACTTCACATAAATTAAAGGTCTGAatcactttctctctcccttGAACGGCCAGAATCTCTAAATTCGTTGACTTTGCATTttgagatccggagaggatctcgaTTCATGACCAAATTTTGCCAAGAgaaatatgtatgtatgtgtgtgtgtgtgtgtgtgtgtgtgtgtgtgtgtgtgtagtggCATTCTGTGCTTCCACAAGGAATAAAAACAAGTAGAAAGCAATCTTTCTTTGATGGGTAAGGTAAGCAATTTTTGGGAGGGACATGACATAAGGTATGACATGGCAACCACTTACATGCAGAAGACAGTGACTTGTCCATTTGATGCAGCTTATTATAGCCATTCGTTCTTCCAACAATCCTTCTTCACCAGGGCATCCAACCTCTTGGTTATGAAAGCAAAGTTGAAAAGGAAGACAAAgttagaaagaaaacaaaacccaactCATGTTTTTGCTAGCCTTCTTATGACACAATAACACGTTAGAAGCGCGAACAATAAAATAAGTCTATGTGTTGAATTTTATTGGGTCTGATTTATGACAGGTTGATAGGAATATAACACGTTAATTAAGGGCTCGAGTCAGCATTCATTACAAAACATGATAACCACTCTTTATCTTTGTGAAATGTGTTTTATTTATTGACTTAATTGGATTCTTATGTTACATGTTTGTTGGTGAAAGGTCCGACATTTGTTATATGTATGATGTACTTGGCTAGGCTTTACGGTAGTTTAAGGTTTAAGGTTATTTTAGTTATGTAATACTTGATATTAttcgataaatttttttttttttttaacatatattcgataatattttttatgttggaCTTTTCTAAGCCCAAAAGGAATGGAGAAAAACGAGTAAACATGTGAAACGCAGCACAACCAACAAGATTTATAAAGGAGATTGGATTTATATATTTGATGATGACAAGTTAACGagttaaatttgaatttaacaTAATCTCACTCGATATGAACATCTCATTAAAACACTACACGCTGTGACATGTCTAGTTCACCAACCCCACACAGCCAAAACAAATTTACTATAACGAAACTAGAACTAGGAGTGGTCCCCTTGTTGCATAGAACAAGACAATGCCAATAAAATTAGGGTGTCGACCATGTTACTCTACATAAAATCTGCAATTCTTTGAGGTTCAACTGGTCCCCTATAGTCCATAGTACTTGTCGGCATCCTAGAGGTGCCTCAACCATTCATTATTTCatacaacaacaaagtcttatttTACGAGATGAAGTTGGCTGTATAAAATTTAGAACGCTAACGCGTTAGGTTTATAacatcaaaaaatatttttaaaatgaaatatttgAAAGTCAAATCAAATAATTTGAACCTACATTATTGAATCCAGATTGGGCAACAAGAACAATTACCATCTTGAGTGGATGCGGTTTGATGcctaaaaataaaagcaaagagAAAATGCTCATTTAGTAATCATGGAATCTTTAATTTGCTTCACTCATTCTTCCCCCAATTATGCTAGAAAAAGCATGTTTACCTCTAGATGTCGCCGtgtgttttcattttttgtgttgCTTCCTCACACAACTTCACATAATTAGCGTCTCTTTTTCACGTAAGTTCGTAAGGGACTGCAAATTTGATAAATTGCTTGAGCTCCACGAATCGAGATCCTCTTTAGATCTCACAGTTAGGAGCCGATAGAACGAAAAATCTAGACCACTCATTTCATCCACAGCCCTCATTAGCATATCTAGCTAACCCACCTCATACAAACTAAGAGtccacatctctctcttccacTGTTAGATGGTTCGAATTATTTGGTTCGCTCCGGATTGTGAGATTCAAAGAGGATCTGAATTCGAGCTCGACAACTGTAAACACGTAATGTCACATCTTAACAAAATATTACTATACAGCTTGCATTCTATTAATGTCCTCAGTGGGTTTTGAATCTTACACATAAACTTTTGGCACCCCCTTTTGCTTCTTTTCCTCTCCACCCACTTAATAAGTAACCTAACTGTCAATTTTTTTACAGTATAAAAGAGAACCCCAGAACACTACAGCTGCTTTCTATCTTCTTTTCCAACTTCTAATGGTTCTGTACATCAAAAGCAAAGTCCCCTCCCACACTTTTGTGTTGCTACTGCTGCTTGTTTGAGCAAGTACACTTGGCACGATTTTCGGAGAGCgtctgaaaaaaaattaagagaaaaagaATGATATACCGATGAGTGAATACATTGCAATGCAAGTCACAAGTGTTTGAGCTCcacaatttgtaaattttcatgATTGGATTCCGAAAAAATACCTGGACTTGAGTTTGAAGGTCTTTAATGTAGTCAACAGCCAAATCCAACATGTCGGAAGTGTGTGCTTGCTGCAAAGTAAAGACCTTAGAATCTCAGATGTTTTGAGTCTAATGTAATCGCTAACTGGTTCATAGATCGAAAAAGCAAGTGAAGATTTTACCTTGTCCATGTTTGGTACAAGCTCTTGCAGTTTCCTCATTCGTTCGCTAATTCGGGTTCTTCTCACCTGGCcggaacaaaaataaacattttgagCATTTTAATTTAACATGTGCAAATGGAGCTTTTCGTTTAACAGTGTTCAAATCAATAAGAAGGGTGTACAATGTGTGATATTGAGACACTAAAACAGTACCCTCTCAGCAATGCTTCTTGGGTGTGTGGCGCAGCCCCGCTTTGCTCGAATCTTACAAGGAACAGAATCTTGGAACTGTAAAAACTTTTCAATGGCAGCCATCTCCGTGGATGTTTTTGGCAAGCTCAAGTGATGAGCTAGAAGTGTAGGAGGATGATTTCCAGCCTCCACATCCTGCATGACAGTAATGAAAACTATCAGACACTAGATAATACACAACCAAGCACATTACTTTTTAACACAAATTTGGTACCTGAGTTTCAGATGGACTTAAACCAGTGTATGCTTTCACTTCGTCATCCCTAAAGCCTGTATCATCACCCAGAATCGCAGAGTCATCCCATGAATCCATTGGGAAACCAGTCACATAATTGTTACCATGGCCATCCCCAAAACCTCCAGTATCTTGACTATTCGATCGCATTCTTTTGTTCCCAATTTCAGCAATCGGACTCATTAGCCCCGACGTAGATGGTGGCCCtgaagagaaatttttcaacCTGCTCGCAGAAGAAAAAGATGCTTCTTCACCAGTGCTATTACTTGCTCCGAAGTTCCCCATTCCTCTCAATGCAGCATAGCTTGCCGCTGCAAAATGCTAAGTATCATTCTCAAATCGATACCATCTTTTTTCTTTCGAATCTAAACTAAGACTAGAATCAACCAAACCGAAGAACCAGAACTATTGAATCTTTCATAAAATGTTCGGTAGATTAGATTTCGTAAGCGACAGTTATCACTAGTTAACTTTATTCCCAACTGATTTATCAGAATGATATACAAAGTTCATTACTTTGCTgtacaaaatcaatcaattcaaATAACAGAAAGTAAATATAATTCGGCATATTGTGAGAAAATTAAGCATCCAAAAACTGAAAGAAGCAAAAATCTGCCTCACAATAATCAAAATTTACTTGATTTGGCACTTCTACCTTTTGGAATTCATCAATGCTGAAAAAAACAACATACCATCAATGTTCATATTGGAGAACAATCCAGCAGGCGAGCTACTATGCCGAATGAGATTGGAATTTGCAACGCCACCACCGGTTTTGACAGAAGGCAAGTGACTTCCCCCCATTGAATAAGCTCCTTCATTCAAGTTCTGATTAGGCAAAGGCGGTTTCGACGTCGGCTGGTAAAATCCTTGAGCAACAGATGAATAGTTGTTCAAATtgctctgctgctgctgctgttgaaTCATCCCCACTTCATCATCCACCTTAGGCAGCATAAATTGTGGTTGCTGATTATTAATCTGTGTTTCAACTTTGTGTTGTGATGCAATTTCTTCTgttcctccaccaccacctcctcctccatcACCACCACCTTCACTAGCCAGAAACCGGGCGAAAATCCTCTCGGTTTCAGGGCTAGAAGGCCGATTGAACAAGGGCTCACAAACCTCTGAGTCCAAAATGTTTGTGAAATATGAGCTGGGAGCTGACCGGTAGCGCGTCAAGCTAGAGTTCATATGCTGCTGGGGTTTGTCATGATGCTGCTGATGATCTGATTCCATTGCTTCCTTAATTCTTCAAATTCTCATCCAAAAATCCAAACTTCAACAAAGCAATAAAATCCTCCTTTTCTATTTTCCGACCATAATCAGATCAAATCACAAGTAAAAGCTCTGGCTTTatcccctgcaaaaattctcagaaaacaaaataaaagaacccAACTTTTAGATTCAACCCAAGAATTTAAAGCTACCCAAAAGCCAAATCCATGTAATTCTTACTCGTGTTAAAAGATATATTGATTCTGCTATAAAAGTAGCTTctgaaacaaagaaaaactgAGGACAGAAGACACTAACTAGTACCATTTTTTCACTATTCACTGAAAATTTCTCACAAATCCCAAAATCCACCAACTTTCCTATTCCTGAAATCTCAATCACCCAAGTAAGGAAGATAACataagaaattcaaacaacCCACTGAAATCAAGCACAATATCAGATGACATAAGACAAAACCAAGAATATAAGCATAACAATATAAAAAGCAAACCTTTAcacactcactctctctctctctctagagatttgcttcttctttctctACTGTTGCTGATGCTGGTTCTGGGCATGGAATACTAGTGACAGCGGTGGTGGAGTTCTCGTTGATGCCAGTGACAGTGACTGTGGAGAGATAAAAGCGAAACCCacaacaaataataaataataattttagaagaaaaaaaaaaacacattttctttcctcttctatTGAGTTCAGCCCCACAGGAGTAACTGAGGACAGAAAATCTAGTCTCTCAGATTTAGTaagtttacattttttacaGGACCATATTGCCCTCAAAGACTAGCCATTATTACAGAAGAACCAATGAATTCTAAGAGAGAAATGGCGGCATAGCGAATGGAGGGGCAGAACCATAATTATCAaagcaagagaaaaaaaatggctGGATCTTGTATACGTTAGCAAAACGCAGAACTGGGGCTGGGCTGGGGTTTGTAAAGAACATACTCGAATCCCATTTTTAGCAGAAAAGCTAGGTTTTCTGGTGCGGAGGGTGACCACCAGGTCATGGACTATATGCTGCCCTTTGTGAACGTTTGGACCACAACCACCAGTATTGTGGGTGCTGTTTTAGACAGGGACAACTTAGTTGTACACACAGGGAAGGGAACTTAGGGTTTTTACTTTCGGGTACAAGGAAACTTAATTTGGACTTTGGGCAACTATTAGTTTCATTGACGTACAGACTTTTGTAATTTGTATGGTATAAAGATGCGTGTGAGCAAAAGTATACTACATGTATAAAAAGTTAGGTATGAGAAGAAAAGtgtaattatattaaaaaactaGTACATAACCTATCTGTAGAAGTATGTTGTTCTTGTTTCGCTCATTTTTTACATACGAAGCAGACCAAGTTTGCCTTAGGTTTCATACTTCCCAATGCTATTTTTCCGTGAAAATTGACCACTATCCTTCTCATTAAGTAATAGTGTATTTCAAGTTTTGGGATTGATGTGGAATCATTGGTGCCGGTTTTGATGCATTTCTTCCCAGTTTTGCTCTTGTTTTGGGATTGATCTGGAATCAATTAGGTTTTCTGGTTTCAGTAGTTCGCGTTGCCAGTGTATGCAATTGATTCCAATCACATTACTGCTACAATggaaattgtagcaatattCATTTGGTCTTCTCATTAACATGATTTTCGTGTGGGCAAGATGCTCGAGCAAAATGCCTCAAAGAGGTTGAGGCAGGCATGGTGGAGCCAAGGAAACTTTATCATCACTTTGTGTATACTGATGAGCCTAGCTTTCTTATCGCACCGGTGGTCGTACTGTAGAAGAATCATAATTTCTCTCAATTTATAATTGCCATTCtcattttttagttttcttaGATCATATTAGCCACAATATTTTGTGGTGGATATGTATAGTAATGTATCATACATGTGGATTTGCTTTTACCCTCATGGTGGTCAACATGTGGGTCTTGAGATTTCATATGAAGCAAAATGAATGGCTTATTTCTTTGTTAAAATTGTTgttaaattagattttgattttgaccaTTTGGATAAGTACATTagtatgaaaaaaatatataggaTTCGTGTGCAAACGTTTTTAAAATGTCCAAAAGTGTTTTTAAttaggagaaaatattttttggctTTAAAAGCATATGAAGCGTTTTCTATAAGAAATACTAGTTATATGTTTTTCGTAGGAaacacttcaaatgttttttcagaattcacttgcatttttactaaaaattgatcccaaaaatattttcataaaaaacgcTTCAGccaatttaaaaacaatttcaaacgAGTAAGTAGTTTATATTCTGAATATGGCTATTCATCATACCatacacaacaacaacaaagattTATCCCACTAAATAAGGTAcactgtatgaatcctagaaagtCATTGCGCTCGGTTCTATATCacgtcttccgttagatccaagtactctaagtctgtTTATCATACCATacacaaaataacaaaatcaaaatcaaagttaaatcAAACAACCAGaatttaatacaaaatattcatCTCGTCGGTTATAAAATCCGAAGTTATTTGTGGATGTTAATCAGATGCAAGTTACCTCCTCCAGTTCCACAGAaacccaaaaattaattaacatcCTCCATCACTTTTGGAGAGACTGAATAAATAATGATCTTCTATTAGATTCACAAATCTGGAGgacattatttttttgcttaataattcatagattattttttttcctttttaattcatGACGTGCTGCAGAATACAGATTGTGGGAGTTCAAGGttaatgttttcaaaacaagggattactttcttaattagtttttgGTGCTTAAAGAAAGGATTTTTCTGCTATTTAGTGGGGGACCAATGCTGCCCCGAGGAGTCTTATACACATAGGAAGATGCACATAGTGGCACATGGATTTTAATAAGTAGGGGCAACCCTCGTACTAACAAACAAAATTATGGCGTTAAATCGGGTAATCTCaattttttagaccaaatttgtaaattatatgacgTGTTgcttgatgattgaattattacttaagtgttattAACGTGCTTATATATTATTGATGACAAATCAcatgatttaaaaatttgtcTAAAAATTTGTCTAAAAATTTGATCTATGTACTATTACTCCGTTAAATCGAAGTTACATATGCATTATtgagttgattttttttattaaagtcgttgattaaaatttaagagAGATCAACGTACCATTGATGTTCTTCCCCTCATCTAATTTCTGTGTTGGTGTATTAGGGTTTCATCTCAATAATTAATCTGATCAAATTTGCAGTGCACTTATCAAAAGCTCAAAAGTTAATGGTTCAATATTATCTATCGAATGCAAGCTACTTTTGGGTTCACTAGTTGATTAATATATAGGAATCCAAAAGTGGGTTTGGCCAAATTTGTTGTGGTGGTAGAAAATGTCACATGTAATTAgctaattaaactaattaatacGTGTTTAGAGCTTATTGCTTGGATGGAAAAGTAcaaggttaattaattattaaggaTCTTACAAAACGGGCAGTCCATTTAACCTAGGTGCTTCATTTCCTATTCGAAGAGTGCATAACTGCATGGATATATAAGCTCACACTAACCAATCAATTTGAGATATAattcggattttttttttgggaggtaTCAGGAATGAATTGGAATGTAATAATATTGATTTATACATATACATTTATACAGATACAAGGAGATTCCGAAATTGCAGAGGCTTGGTTCGATCAAGTCGCCGAGTATTGGAAACAAGCAATAGCGCTTACTCCTGGTAATTATATTGAAGCACAAAATTGGTTGAAGATTACAAGGCGTTTCAAATAAGAACAGTTGATTATTCTTGTACTAATCTTCTTAAAGGTGCTTATGCACGTAATCATATTAAATTAGCACTCGATTTGAGCCAGCTTATCCACGATTAAGCTTTAATTAACTAAGCTTCAGATCTTGATGagattaatcaaatcataaagtGACAACATAGTTGAGTGGAGACTAAGGAGCTGTGCATCATAGTATTAGATAATGTTGTATAATTCaatggagattttttttttttttttttttgggaaaagcAGTAGAGAATTAGGTAAATAAGATGTAAAGCATTTCTACACATCTTCTAAGTAGTGTCATAACATATAATGGCATGTGATGAATGCTTGACCCACCACAAGAATAAATAGTCTTCAATCTTCTATATATTCTAGgtttactccaaaattcatcacaTAAGTGAGAAAACGACCTGATAAATTTAAGCTATTATGAGTTTTGGAGTTTATTTGGACCAATGTATTTTGAAAGATGACCACTtaattagtactacggtttaatagtattcatcttcacttgtaagcgagaggtcttaagtttgattctcgccaaaagcgaatttgaactacattattgctagcctattgtgaggcttagcccaacCCCACCCCCTCTCCCTTTCcctccccttagtatagataatatcgtttgttcatatatatatatatatatatatatatatatatatatatttatattgaaGGATAGATGTGTAAATGAAGTGgtcaaatttaatatatatttgtggTATTTTGTGATAGGTTTACtcatttcaataaaaatttctgATATTCTTTACCATTTATACCTTTGTTAacacacaagaaaaaaaaaagagtattaTGACTCGTATTGCAATCCGTAATCTCATACGTGAACATGATTTTCTCTCCCAGGCATGCAGTGATTCTTACATGTTACTTGAGGCAAGGGCGGATTCACTAAGGGGCAGAGGATGTAGCTGGTCCTTCCAACTTTGGCACTATCCATAGAAGATCTAAGTGTTgcccctttttctttttaacggAAAGAATTTATTTTGTAAGCCTTAGTCGAATTCGTTTTTGTTCTTaattaatcatatatatatagtccTCACACGttcatttataaaataaaaacctcaTGGTGTTCGTACATTTGCCAAAGGTAAGGAATTCATAAAATGAAAGGCCATTGTGTCCACACATTCGTTAAAGAAGACATTTCTAAATTGGAAGCTGGGTCGATGTATTTGAAGTTGCCCTTCTTTCGATTTCGATTGAAATGAAAGTGAGCTTGGTTGTCAGACTCATGCATCAAATAGAACTTTTGGCACCTAGGGAGTGAGGTAAATATGCAGTTGTTTCTTAGTTCCAACAGCAGCTAGATCTGTAACTTACAAAGGGAAAAATAGTTGTGAAGTTTCTCTATTTTATGTTTGACATTCTTAATTGAGAAAACAGTATGCATTTTCTCCTACACTGATTTAGTTTTATTGCTATTAGTCGTCCACGCATGCGTAGAGGATTCTTGGTCACAGAATGATATAAAAAAACTCGTTAAGAGCATAATTTAACATAGTCAAATGTCACGGAATgatataaataaaatacatgTCCCAATAAATGAGGTATGCAGTTGTTTCTTAGtactaaaaactaaaagataTGTAATTTTCAAAAGATTATATGAGGTTAAAGTTaattaaagttttaaattttattagtcATTCACGCATGCATGAATGATTCTTAGCAATAAATGACTAAGGTGGTGAGATTAGGgttacataaaaaataaaaataaaaaccctaaataaaTACATATCATCGAGCGCCCTCAAGAGGCTACTtatacataaatatgctccAAGTACATTACAAGATGTGGATTAGTAATATAACCTTTTGGTGTCTGTTGTTGTAGGTTTTGGTGGGAAGTGACTAGTGAGAGAGATGAGAAGAGAATAAATTGAAGTGGTACGGGGAGAATGTCAATCCATTGGCCATGGAATTGGATTGGATTATTTAAAGGTAAGAATTATATCAAATACAATACATCATTACCGAAGAGCTAATCTCGCATAATCCTTttccatttgaaaaaaaaaaaaaaaaaaaacatacaataCATGCATTGTTGGTTGAGTGATGTGGAGAGCAGAATCGAACACAGTCAAATGTCACATAAACTGATCCTCTCCCAACATGAACACTTTAAATAGTTGCTTCTCATGGCACCTAGGTATAActttatttcccttttttctctTTATAATTGTATTGCGTTTCTTTTCTCTTTAGAATTGTATCGTTTCCCTTTTGGAGTTAAGGAGGAAGGCTATGGCTTTTCTGTTTGGAGTATGGGTTATGTGGCTATCAGGCTTCACTTTTTCTGCCAAATTTCACATGAAGCCATTGGGCTTTCCAATATTCTTACTCCCTCTATTGACAACGTACTTGCCTACCTTCGGTCTTTGATTAACATTTTGATGAAACTATATCCTGCATTGGAAAAGTGGCAACTAAATTCAAATACCCATATGCTCTCAATTCAAAGTCCAAATGGGGATATACAGAAGCTAAGCAACCCAACTTCCAAATTCCAATGTATATAGGTCTTTCTAGGGCTAAGGAACCCAACTTCCATTGATCCATGAAAAACCAACTTCCAAATTCCAATGTCATCATTTTTCATAGTGGAGGTTTTCACAAATTTGGAGAGAAGTTCACTAGTTAAGGGAATCCAGGTGTTGGGTGATGTAATCTAATTTAGTTGGAAGATAATTCTCAAGGGCATCTTTGGTAAGTTGGTTTGGTAGTTTTAGTTAATACATGAATCAAAAGTATGGGATATTTTCAGGGGTATCTTCAAAAGATTGGAGTAATAGAATcgcccatatttttatcatGACAGATGATGCAATATGTTTTGTTTTCTCAAGATCATTGATCAAGTCAAGCTATATTGGAAGAGAGATGATTTTGattgaatctctctctctctctctctctaaatataCAGTGTAAATTGCTTTTTACCCCTTAAAATATTATTCTAGTTGAAATTCATCCATGAactattttttggtaaattaactcccttgaaacaattgaaattaGCCAATCAACACCTCACTATCAGATTCGATGAAATTTCATTCACTTTGCTAGCAAATACTAGCACGTGATTCACTTTTGAGGCTAAAGTAGTGTAAGTATTTAACAGCAAACTAGATGAATTTCATAGGGGGTAATTGGCTGATTTCAAATAGTCAAGGGGGTTCATTTACCAAACAAATAGTTCATGGGTCAATTTCAACTAGGCAATAGTACATGGAGTCTATATGAGGTAGTATCTAGAACACACACTTTTGATTCGCATTTTTGTGAGCCCACtctgtaatgtatttcaatgatccaactacCTATCCTTTACGTGTTCCAGCTAccaaaaataccaaaatttgaaatcatatgACCGTTGGGTTGAATTTAttgtttctttgtagaaccgCATTCGTCCATTAATTTCCTTCATTAAAAATGAATGTCTGAgtagttttggatttgtctaattttttgcaatgatgatctataaataatgtaattaaaaatataaatagttCATATCGTTGAAATAAATTACGAAGTGAATCCTACAAAATAATATCAAAATATGTGTCAAAAACATGTGTCTCATATCCTAATGAAAATTGATGGTCACTTGTTCTTGAGTATTGCTAGTAAATTACTTAAATTGACATGTTTATGATGGACAAAACCTCTCATAATATAGATTCTATTTTAAAGGCCTAAGGGCCTAATCCAGCTTAGCATTGGTGATGGAAATATGTTTTCAATTCCCAACCCGAAAAAACAAATAAGCAAGAAACTCAAATGCctaaacaaacaacaaattttaagaaaaccctcaacaaattcttgtaaaaattgacaaaaaaatattttaaaacgaCAAAACATGAATGCGTTCCTTAGACTCTCTCCAACCCTGGACTAAAACCCAAattccccctccccccccccctccaaaacccaacccaacctaAGTGCTaaacaaaacctaaaacctaaaactcaaAAGAGGGCCAAATACCGGCCCATTTTTAGGCCATAAATCATTGTGGGCCCCACCAGGTGCGAGTGAACCACGGGCTGTGAAGCCCAGACGCCTAACCCACTTG is a genomic window containing:
- the LOC137715825 gene encoding transcription factor bHLH122-like, producing the protein MESDHQQHHDKPQQHMNSSLTRYRSAPSSYFTNILDSEVCEPLFNRPSSPETERIFARFLASEGGGDGGGGGGGGTEEIASQHKVETQINNQQPQFMLPKVDDEVGMIQQQQQQSNLNNYSSVAQGFYQPTSKPPLPNQNLNEGAYSMGGSHLPSVKTGGGVANSNLIRHSSSPAGLFSNMNIDAASYAALRGMGNFGASNSTGEEASFSSASRLKNFSSGPPSTSGLMSPIAEIGNKRMRSNSQDTGGFGDGHGNNYVTGFPMDSWDDSAILGDDTGFRDDEVKAYTGLSPSETQDVEAGNHPPTLLAHHLSLPKTSTEMAAIEKFLQFQDSVPCKIRAKRGCATHPRSIAERVRRTRISERMRKLQELVPNMDKQAHTSDMLDLAVDYIKDLQTQVQTLSENRAKCTCSNKQQ